One Candidatus Omnitrophota bacterium genomic window, AAAATCACAACTATCGCTTCAGAGATCTTGCCCAATAATTTTGCCTGGGAAAGACCAGCGTTAGAAGCAGCGGTTTGAACTAAGTTGTTTAACAAGGTAGCTACAAACATACCCGCGATCAATATAATTATCGCAATGACAATATTAGGTATGAAGAGAACTATCCTGTTAAGTAAATCTGCGGCCATGGTCAACCCTACAGAATTGACTGCGATTATCACGGTAATCAGCATACCTATCCAATAGCAGATTACACCGATAAGCTCTGAAAGAGAATACTTCATTCCTCCCTTTTCCAGAATCTCGCTGAGCTTGAATTTATCAGAGACATCATCAAGCTTAATCGCTTTCAGACCTTTTACAACTAGGTTTTTGATGAGTTTTGAGATTGCCCAACCGATTATTAGTAAAACAACTACCATAACAACGTTTGCTAAGAATTGTCCAACTTGTGTTAAGACTGTCTTAGCTGGCTCCAGTAAAACTGCTTGCCAATTACTCATCTATACACCTCCTTTTGTTATCCTAGTATTCTAAACTTATCACGGACATGCACTTATGTCAAGAAAAATATCAAAAATCTATCGTCATTCCATCATAAGCAGATACAACGTCAATCCCAAGCTTATGTGATAAACTCTCTGCCAATTTATAAGGATTGGCTTTTAAAATTGTCATGCCAAAATGTGTCAATATAGTTTTTTTAGGCTTCAGCTCTTTAATCAACAGCTCGGCATCTCTTAAACTCAGGTGCTGGATGTCTTTACGCGGCTCAACAAAGACTACGCATAAGATCAGGATATCGCTTTTATAGAATTCTTTCAGACCGGCAAAATAAGCCGTATCCGACATCAGGCTAATTGTAGCCTTATTTATTTTAAATTTTAAACCATAGGTCTCAACAGGATGTTTATGGAGCATCGAGGTCTGGAATTCAAAATTACCGGCCTTGTATTTTCTTTCAGGCCCTAAAATCTCTATCCTTTCAGGAAAATCAATCAGATGCTTTAAGATAACCGAATCCTCTCTTTTAACCGCATCCTCAGGACAGAAGACAACGCCTCTTTTCTTAAATCCGCCTTCTGTCATAGCTTCTATCATGACGTTAACGTCTCCCGAATGGTCTAAATGACGGTGAGTAAGTATGATACCGTCGAGCTTTACTGGATTAAGCTTTGGCCTGCTGTTTGAGCACCGGACAATGCTTCCCGGGCCCGGGTCGATAATTAAATTTGTATCCCCTGCAGATACCCATATCCCCCCGGATGCCCTGAGTTGGTTTATCATGACAAAGCGTGCGCCTGCAGTTCCTAAAAACTTTATATAATTTGTTTTTTGTTTCTTAATCACTCCCGCAGCCATAACCCTTTTAACTCCTCATTTATTTTCTTAATTTGCATATAATTAAGCTCCTGCTTTGAACCCGGATCGTCTTCGGCCGGCTTCTTTGCCTTTATATTAATAAACTCACCTACCCCCATCGCTTTTGACCCTAATGAGTTTATGAAATCGCGTATTTGCCTGTCATCAGAAACAACGATCAAATTATTGCCGTATTTTAATTTTTCCGCGATCCGTTTAATATATTCATCTGCGGTAATTTGCCTGGAAAAAAATAATTTTATATGGCCATAATCTTCTGCAAGATTGTTTTTGTCTTCCATATTTGGGAAACCGTCAAAGATCAAAAAAGCCAAGTTCCTGGCGCTGCCGGTAAGGCTGTTATTTTTAATCAAATTTATCAAAACGAGCTTATTGTCCCTGCAGGTTTTTGGTGAGTTTTCCTTAAATGCCGGGTGGTTTAATACGTTGTATCCGTCTATGACGTACAGTAAGGACATATATGAGGCCTCCGATTATGGAGTAAACAACCATTATAAAGAACGAAGTAAGCGACATTGCAAAGGCCAGGTCTTTTCCCAGGCCCACCTTGGCAAAGAAGAAAACTGTAGCAGCATCCCGCAATCCTAGCCCGCCTAATGAGATCGGCAGCATGGCAATAGCTGATATGATAGGTATAAAAATAAAATAATACAACATATTGATTTTAATCCCGAAAGACAGCCCGATAAAATAGTAGCTGACCGGTATTGTTATCTGAAGTAATACAGACATAAAAATATTATTTATTATTACGCCCTTGTGATTGCGAAAGACATATATCTCGTTATGCAGGTTCTTTATCATATCCCTGAGCCCGCCGGATTTCTTTGAATGCAAAAGTTTATTTACTTTTGAATAAATAGAATTATTAAATAACACTACTAATATTAAAACCAGCATACCGACTATTACCAGCATGGTGGTAATAATCACAGGCTGGCCATCCATCTGGCGCCATCCGATAATTATAGAGACAATAGCAACTATAACCAGGCCTATGTAACCGCTTAACCTGTCCAGTAAAACCGTAGCAATCACCTCCCGCGGCCGTTTGGTATGCATAGACAGGTCGATACTGCGGATAAGGTCTCCTCCTATAGTAGAAGGTAAAAACATGCTGAAAAAGCTGCCTCCTGCAAAAGAAATAATCACCCTTTTAAGAGGAAGGTTTATTTTTATCGCTTTTAAGAGCATCTCCCAACGAAACAAACATATTATATAAGTGAGGAAATAAATAAGAAAGGCGATGCTAAGTATATATTTGTCGGTTGACCTGATATTTGCTACGAGGCTTGAGGTGTCAATCTGCTTAAACAAAAGAAACAGCAGGAAAGCGCTGATCGCGATCCTTAAAAATAAGGAAAATACTTTTTTGAATACAGGCATTTATCTTGTCAATTCTTTGCCAGTGATGATTTTATAGACCTGTAGATATTTCTGGCTTGTTTTCTGCACTATATCATCCGGAAGCTCGGGTGCAGGAGGGGTTTTATCCCAATCCAAAGTTTCAAGATAATCCCTGACAAACTGCTTATCGAAACTCGGCTGCTGCTTGCCCGGAGAATACTCTTCCTTCGGCCAAAAACGCGATGAATCAGGGGTCAGGATCTCATCAATAAGTATAAGTTCCGCGCCATCAAGTCCGAATTCAAACTTTGTATCTGCGATAATCACGCCTTTTGATAAAGCGAAATCTGCCGCTTTGTTATATATCGCGATACTCAGAGCCTTTAATCTTTCTGCCGTATTTATCCCCAACTTTTCTTCTATATATTGCATCGGCACATTAATATCATGGCCGACATCAGCCTTTGTAGAAGGGGTAAACAGCGCCTCAGGAAGCCGCCCTGATTCAACAATACCTGCAGGAAGCTTGATGCCGCAGACTGTCTGGCTCTTTTTATATTCTTTCCATCCTGATCCGGACAGGTACCCTCTTACTATGCATTCAACCGGAAGCGAAGCAGCTTTCTTAACCAACATTGACCTGCCTTCAATTTCATCCTTGTATTTCTTTAGCTGCTGCGGATATTTATCGATATCTGCAGTTATAAAATGAGTCTTTACGATATCCTTGATCAACCCAAACCAAAAGCAGGAAAGCGAATTTAACACCTTTCCTTTATAAGGGATCCCTCCCGGCAAAACCACATCAAAGCAGGAGATCCTGTCTGTAGAAACAACCAGTAATTTATCCCCTAGGTCATAGACATCCCTTACTTTTCCCCTGCGGAATAGTTTTAGGTCTTTAAAATCCGTGTTTAGTATTATATTTTTATCCATTATTCAAATTCTTTTGAAGAGAGGCGCCTATCTAAAGCCTTATATTCCAGCCAGAGCTCCTCTGGCAGGTCCTTTTTAAAAGTCTTAAAGAAAGACTTGATACCATCCAATTCATTACGCCAATCTTCCTTCTTGACTTCAAGCAGCCTGTTTAAATCTTCAGGGTTCACTTCCAAACCGGTCATATCAATATCTTCGGCATGGGGAATATATCCTACCGGAGTTTTAACAGCTCCCACCTTATTGTTGCAGCGGTCAAGCACCCATTCCAATACTCTGAGATTCTCCTTAAACCCGGGCCAAAGTAATTTTCCGGACTCATCTGCCCTGAACCAGTTGACATGGAATATTTTGGGGGTATTAGACATACGTTTGCCCATATCAAGCCAATGCCTGAAATAATATGCCATGTTATACCCGCAGAAAGGAAGCATTGCCATCGGGTCGCGCCTGACTTCGCCTACTTTACCAACCTGTGCAGCGGTTCTTTCGGAAGCCATAATCGCTCCGGTAAAAACACCGTGCTGCCAGCTAAAAGATTCATACACTAATGGCGCAAGATGCTGCCTGCGGCCGCCGAAAATTATCGCTGATATAGGTACGCCATGATGCTGTTCAAGCCTGAAAGAAGCTGAGGGACAGTTTACTATCGGAGTAGTGAACCTGCTGTTTGGATGCGCTCCCAAAACAGGCTTTCCGTCATTATCAAGTTGGCCGCGCTTCCACGGCCTGCCTAACCAATCTATGCCATGCTCAGGGACAGGCCCGTCTGCGCCTTCCCACCAAACCGTACCATCATCCTTTAAAAGCACGTTTGTATAAATAGTGTCTTTCTTGATGGTTTCAACCATACTGGGGTTTGTATTAGAATTGGTCCCTGGCGCAACCCCAAAAAATCCTGTCTCCGGATTAATAGCCCAGAGCTTACCGTCTGAATCTATGCGCATCCAAGCGATATCATCTCCTACGGTCCATATCCTGTAACCTTTACGTTTAAGGCCTTCCGGAGGTATAAGCATAGCCAGGTTTGTCTTGCCGCAAGCGCTGGGAAAAGCTGCCGCTATATATTCAATATGCCCATTGGGCTCTTCAATACCCATTATCAACATATGCTCAGCCAGCCATCTCTCTTTCCTGGCAATGAAACTTGCTATTCTCAGAGAAAGGCATTTCTTGCCTAAAAGCACATTACCGCCGTAGCCCGAACCAACGCTCCAGATTGTATTGTCTTCAGGAAAATGCAGAATAAGTCTTTTATTTATATCCAACTCGGCTTTTGAATGAAGGCATTTCGTAAAAACGTCGTCTTTCTCAAGCTGCCTTAACACGTCATTACCTACCCTGGTCATTATCATCATGTTCAGGACAACATAACGCGAATCCGTGAGTTCAACCCCGATCTTACTAAATGTGGAACCCACGGGGCCCATAGAAAAAGGTATAACATACATCGTCCTGCCGCACATAGACCCCTTAAATATCGCCTTTGCCTTATTGTATGCTATACGAGGAGACATCCAATTGTTATTCGGGCCGGCATCACGTTTCTTTTTGGTGCAAATAAAAGTAAGGTGCTCGGTACGGGCAACATCATCCTTTGCTGTCCGGTGTAAAAAGCAGCCGGGAAGTTCTTTCTGGTTAAGAGGAATGATCTCTCCTATCGACTCTGCCTCGTCTTCAAGCTGTTTTTTCTGCTCGGCAGAACCGTCTATCCAGACAATGTTATCAGGCTGGCACATACGTGCCATTTTTTCAACCCATTCTTTTAGTTTTTTATTGCGCGTAGGATGGTTTTTATTCATTTTCTTTCTTGGTTTAAAAGATACTTATGCGCTGAATCGCTGGCAACAGCTGCCTCTCCGCAGGCGTTGATAACCTGGTAAAGGCTCTTGCTGCAGCAGTCTCCGCAGGCAAATATCCCCGGCCTTGAGGCCTGTGTGTTTTGTTGGGTAATTATAAATCCGCTTTCGTCTAATTGCAAATAATTTTTAATAAAATCGGTATTGGGCTTTATGCCTACGAATACAAAGACTCCTGCGCATTTAATTTCACTCAATCGGCCGGTTTTTACGTTTTTTGCCATTACCGATTCGACTTTATTCTCGCCGGTTATCTTCTCGACTACCGAATCAAGCACAAATTTTATTTTAGGGTTTGCTTTTGCTTTTTCCTCCAGTATTTTTGAAGCCCTGAAACCCTGGCGTCTGTGAATCAAAGTAACACTGCTGGCATATTCGCATAGGAAGAGCGCATCCTCAAAAGCCCGGTCGCCTGCGCCCACTACAACTACGTCTTTATTACGAAAGAAAGGCCCATCGCATGTTCCGCAATAAGAAACGCCTCTTCCGGTAAGCTGCTTCTCACCTTCTGCGCCCAATTGTTTAGGTTGCGCTCCGGTAGCTATTATGACTGCCCTGGCCTGGTATACATTATCACTGGTTTTTAATTTATAAACTGTCTCTTGGCTGGCATGCTCAGATGCTATTTCAACAACTTCTTCAGGCACTATTTTCACTCCCAGCTCCTGCACTTGCGATTTGAATTTTTCGATCAGCTCATGTGTTGATATCCCGCCGGGAAACCCCGGGTAATTCTCAATACTAGGCGAAAGGATGATCTGTCCTCCCGGGCTCATTTTCTCTAAGATTATTGTGTTCATCCTGAATCTACCGGCATAAAGCGCTGCCGTTAATCCTGCCGGCCCAGCACCGATAATAACCAGATCATACATTACACACCTCACGGTAAACTTTCTCTGCGTTATAAGAACTTCTTACTAACGGCCCTGAAATGACTGACCTGAATTTCAGGCCTTTGGCCATATTTTCATATTCCCTAAAATCATCCTCTTTTAAAAAATATTGCACGGGATAATGCGCGCAACTCGGAGCAAGATACTGGCCTAACACTAAAATGTCGCAGGAAGCATTTTTAAGATCGCGCATGCATCCACGAACTTCTTCTTTTGTCTCGCCTAACCCGAGCATAATTGACGATTTTGTCAATAAACCGTTATTTAATAGCTTGATTTTTTTAAGAACAGATAAACTTAATTCATAATCAGAATCGGGCCGCAAGGCCGGATAAAGCCTGCTGACTGTTTCAATATTATGCGCCAGCACGCATGGCTGTGCATCAACTACAATCTTAATGTTATTTATATCGCCGGATAAATCCGGTATAAGCGCTTCAACTGCCGTATCTTGATTAAACAAATGTATCTGGCGTATAGTCTGCGCAAAAACAGAAGCACCACCGTCAGCCAGGTCATCCCTGGTGACAGAAGTAATAACCGCATATTTCAAACCGGTTTGCATGATAAATTCTGCTATGCGCATTGGCTCAGAGTCATCTTTATGATAAATCCGGCCTGCTTCTGATTTCATTACGTTACAGAACCTGCATGCACGCGAGCACCGGTTGCCCAGGATCATAAAAGTGACCCGGGATGCTTTAAAGCACTTATTAATATTTGGGCACTTTGCCTGCTGGCAGACAGTATTCAGGGATGATTCATTGATAAGCTTTATGGTATCAAAGACTGTGCTATCCGGAAGCTCCTGCCTGAACCCAACCGGCAATCTATTCATGATTTTTTATTTATCTTCAGGAAATTACTAATCGAACGATCATAAGTCTTCTCTATATCCGAAGGGAAAAAGCATGCAGGGATCTGGCCGCTCGTCCTGTGGTAAAGTACACATTCGCAGCATAAGCCTTTTCTTAAGCAAGAGGCATAGCTACAATTGCAATTTGCAAGATTTTGTTTCTGGTTGGGACATTCTTTCATCTTTAAATTTCCTTTTTAAGGCTTTAACTCTGTGCCCCATCTTTATCTTATCTATCATAGATGCATAATCAACAATCAGTTTACCGAAAAGATGGTCAATCTCATGCTGAAAGACGCATGCAAGCAAACCCTCGGCCCTGATTTCGACCGGCTTGCCATTCTCGTCAAGCCCGTTAACGACGATATTGTTTGCCCTCTTTACCTTCAGGCATATGCCCGGCACGCTCAAACAGCCTTCCTCGATTGCCTGGGAACCGCTCCTCTTGGTGATTTTAGGGTTTATCACTTTATATAAACCACTACCTATATCGACTATTATCATGGCGTTAGAGATGCCCACCTGTGGCGCAGCCAAACCTATACCCGAAGAAGAATACATGAGCCTTGCCATTAAGCTCAATATCTGGCGGTGCTCTTCAGTGACCTGAGTGACTGCCTTTGCCTTGTTTCGTAAAACAGGGTCAGGATAAGTTCTAATTTTTAATTCTATTGCCATTAATCACCTTTACTACCTTTGCTTTTAATTCTTTTGCCTTGCTGTCTTCAATAATTGTATAAGCAAGTATGATCACTTCATCACCGACACAGGCACCCCTGGCAGCAGGGCCGTTTAGGCATATAGTGCCGGAACCTGCTTTACCCTTGATAGCATAAGTTTCAAGCCGCATCCCTGAATTAAGGCTTAGGACCTCTACTTTCTCTCCTTCGATTATATCTGCGGCCTTCATAAGGTCAGCGTCAATAGTAATACTGCCTTCATAATAAAGGTTTGCCTCGGTGACTTTTACCCTGTGAATTTTAGATTTTAACATCGTGCGTAACATTTTATACTCCTTGATTTATACTATTTACTGATAAGGCCGTAAGCCTTACGCGCAATCAGCAGCTCTTCGTTTGTAGGTATCACCAGTACCTTGGGTTTCTTATTCATAAAACTAAATAATCCGCTAGTTACTAATTGGCGTATTCTTTTCTGGTTTTCGCCTATTCCCGCGGTAAAAACTAAAGCATCCAACCCGCCCATAGCCGCAATATATGCGCCTATATATTTCTTTATCCTGTAGACGAAGATATCTATCGCAAGCCTTGCCCGCTTATTTCCCTGCTTAGACTTCTTTTCCAGTAAACGCATATCATTACTGATACCCGAGATGCCTTTAAGCCCGCTCCGTTTATTAAGGAGGCTGTCTGCTTCATCAGCAGATATTTTCTTTAATTTCATTATGTATGTCACCAGGGCCGGGTCAATATCCCCGCAGCGCGTGCCCATAAGCAATCCTTCCAGCGGAGTAAAACCCATACTCGTATCAATGGACCTGCCGTTTTTTATTGCAGTTATACTGCAACCGTTGCCAAGGTGGCATGTTATTATTTTTGATTTATTTATTGGTTTCTTCATGAGCCTGGCTGCCTCATGAGCGACATATTCATGGCTTGTGCCGTGAAAACCGTATTTCCTGATACCGTATTTGCTGTAATATTCAAGCGGTAATCCGTATGTATAAGCATAATCCGGCAATGTCTGGTGAAAAGCCGTATCAAATACCGCTACCTGCTTTATGCCGGGCAGTAATTTCTTGCAGGACATTATCCCCAAAAGATTTGCCGGGTTATGTAGTGGGGCGATCGAGGCGCATTTCTTAATCTCTTTTGTTACTTTATCGCTGATCAAAACAGGCTTGTTAAAAACCTGGGCTCCGTGTACTACGCGATGGCCGACAACATCCACACCGTCTATCTTGGCCAATATGAGCTTTAAGCCTTCATAATGATCCTTGATTTTTGAACCCTTCTCCCCTATATGCTCAATACCGCCTTTAAAAAGTACGGCTTCGCTGGGCATGTGGAAAAGCTTGTATTTAATTGAGGAGCTTCCGGAATTAATAACCAGTATCTTCATAATTACTGTGCCCTTATAGCAGTTACGGCTACGCAATCAACAACATCTTCAACGGAACAGCCGCGTGATAAATCGCTGGCAGGTTTATTCAAGCCTAAAAGCAACGGGCCCAACGCCCGGGCCTTAGCCAGCCTTTGCACCAGTTTATAACTTATATTACCGGCTTCCAGGTTCGGAAAAATTAATACATTTGCCCTGCCGCCAAGCGGGCTTTGCGGATATTTTATCTTTGCGACCTCAGGCACTATTGCCGCATCAACCTGTAATTCTCCGTCAACCAGTAAATTTGGAGCCATCTGCTTAAGATTGCTAAGCGCTTCGCTTATCTTATCAATCGATTTTGTCCTTGCCGAGCCTTTTGTCGAATAGCTGAGCAAAGCGATCCGTGGGGTAAGCCCGAGCACTTTCTGCGCCAGTTCCGAAGCTGCCAGGCAAATACAGGCTAATTGCCGAGAATTCGGTTCAGGTACTATTCCGCAATCTGCAAAAATAAAATTCCCGTTATCGCCATATACGCAATCCGGAACCGCCATAATAAAACAGCTGGAAACTATAGTAATGCGCTCGTTTACTCCCAGACATCTTATAGCCGCTCTTGCCACATCGGGTGTGGTGTGGCTTGCCCCGGCGACAAGCCCGTCAACCCTTCCTTCCGCGGTCATCATCGCGGCATAATAAAGAGTATCGTCAAAAAGCTTCTTTACGTCATCAAGCTTAAGGTCCTTAGACTTATAATCATTATAAAACTGCTGGATGTACTTTTCCCTGGTAGATGAATCCATTTTATCTTTTGAAAGGAGTAAGACATTGGCTATTTTTTCTTTCTCAATTATCTTTACCGCTTCAACGACCCTTTTATCATTGTATTCCGGCAAGACTATCGTCTTTAATTTCTGGCCGGCTTTGCTGCGAATCTTAGAAATAGTATCCATTTTAAATCCCCCTGAGAATTCTATTTAAATCAACATTATCTTTAATAAGCCTGACTACCGCATCGATCTTCTCTTTATCGCGCGGCCTTATTTTTACCGTTAAATCATGTATCTTTGTTGCAACATCGTAAGTATCGGATTTGGCTAATAAAACAGTTATTTGCGCTTTATGGAGCAGGTTTAAAATCGGCTGCTCTGGCAATATCCCTCCCGATAATACCAAACCGCAGACTTTTAGCCTCTTCGTCTCTTGCCCGCGGAAACAACTGAGTGCTGTCATTATCAGGTCTTCCCTGTCACCGGGAGTGATCAATAGGCTGTCATCAACCAGGTATTTGATTGCGTCATGCGGCTCCATTGCCCCGACGATGACCGAAGAAACAGCAACTTCGGCATACTCCTTGCCGCAGAGTAATTCAAAATCAGTTTCTTCAAGGATCTGCTCAATTGAAGGCCTGGATAACATGGGGTTATAAGGTATCACCCCTAAAAGGTCTATTCCGCTGCGCTGTAAACCCTTCTTTACCAGACGGCTTATCTTATCTATTTTGCTCGGAATGACTTTATTGATTATAACACCCAGAACCTTGACTCCTTCTTTTTCAAAGAGCGCCTTATTTAAAAGTATCTCGTCAATAGGCCTGCCGATACCGCCGGAAGAAACAATTATTACCTTGCATCCCAGCAATCTGGCAACCCGTGCATTTGAATGGTCAAAAACAGAACCTACCCCGGCATGCCCGGTGCCTTCAACGATTACCAGGTTCTGCTTTCTGGAAACGCGGCCGAATGCATCTTTGATCTGTTTTGAGATTAAATTCCTGTTTGGGTTGGCTATATACTTCTCGGTGAAACCCTTCTCAACAGCGATAGGGCTCATATCCTTAAGCCCGCTTTTTATCCCGCAGACTACCTCTACCAGTAAAGAGTCTTCGTCGATCTTCAAGCCTTCTTCTTCAAGGTACCTTTGCCCGATGGGCTTGATAAAGCTTACCCTTTTAAGCTTATCTCTAAAATTAGAGATTAAGCCTAATGAAACGGTCGTCTTGCCGTCATTCTGCTTAGTCGCGGCAATAAATACCTTCTTCATCAAAGATTCTCTTCGATCCTCTTTTTTAACTCTGTCTTATTTAAAGCGCCGACTACCTGGTCTATGATCTTTCCGCCTTTGAGAAAAACCAAGGTGGGTATAGACATTATTCCGTAATGCGTGGCTATACCGGAAGCCTCATCAACGTTAACTTTACCGATTTTCATCTTACCTTTATACTCTTTGGCCAGTTCATCAACTATCGGGCCGACTAATTTACAAGGCCCGCACCACTCCGCCCAGAAATCAACAAGGACGGGCAAATCCGACTCTAAAACCTCTTTTTTAAATGTAGCTTCTGTAAAATGTAAAGTCGCCATAATTTATGTTTGTTTTATTAGGTTAATAATTTGGAGAGCGTGATTAATTTATCATAAATGCAGCCTGAATGCAAGTTTTTTATAGATAGGTCCGTTTCTCCCACTGACCATAGAAGTGCCCCCATGGGGGGGCACTTCTATGAGGAGCTAGAGAAACGGACCTAGGGCTGGATGCTTCTGGAAAATAAACCCCCTGTTAAGGCATCTAAAGAAGCTGTTAATTCCTGTAACTTTAACTCCTTATCAAACCTCTTCTTCCTATCAGTGATCTGCAACTCGTCGATCTCTTTTTTAGTCCTTATCCTTTCAAAATACAGCTTTGTCACCTGGTCAAGAATGTCTTCCCTGAGCTCTACCATTAATCTCGACCTGGCATCGATTGAGGTTTGAACGTCATTCCATATTATATCGCTCAAATCCCAGCTTAGGCCGATGTCCCAGTTTATGCTATCCCTTCCCCTCCTGAGTATATCATCATCTGTCTTCGTAGTTGAACCTGATTCCCAATGCCAAAGATCAGTCGCATCTCTATCTATGCCTATATCAAGCTTCGGTAAAAGTGCTTTTTTGGCGGCTTTCTTCCTCCATTCTGATATCTTTTCGCTGGAAACCTCCGCATAAACAATCGCCGCCTTATGC contains:
- a CDS encoding MBL fold metallo-hydrolase, which translates into the protein MAAGVIKKQKTNYIKFLGTAGARFVMINQLRASGGIWVSAGDTNLIIDPGPGSIVRCSNSRPKLNPVKLDGIILTHRHLDHSGDVNVMIEAMTEGGFKKRGVVFCPEDAVKREDSVILKHLIDFPERIEILGPERKYKAGNFEFQTSMLHKHPVETYGLKFKINKATISLMSDTAYFAGLKEFYKSDILILCVVFVEPRKDIQHLSLRDAELLIKELKPKKTILTHFGMTILKANPYKLAESLSHKLGIDVVSAYDGMTIDF
- a CDS encoding UPF0104 family protein, which produces MPVFKKVFSLFLRIAISAFLLFLLFKQIDTSSLVANIRSTDKYILSIAFLIYFLTYIICLFRWEMLLKAIKINLPLKRVIISFAGGSFFSMFLPSTIGGDLIRSIDLSMHTKRPREVIATVLLDRLSGYIGLVIVAIVSIIIGWRQMDGQPVIITTMLVIVGMLVLILVVLFNNSIYSKVNKLLHSKKSGGLRDMIKNLHNEIYVFRNHKGVIINNIFMSVLLQITIPVSYYFIGLSFGIKINMLYYFIFIPIISAIAMLPISLGGLGLRDAATVFFFAKVGLGKDLAFAMSLTSFFIMVVYSIIGGLIYVLTVRHRRIQRIKPPGI
- a CDS encoding phosphoribosylaminoimidazolesuccinocarboxamide synthase, which produces MDKNIILNTDFKDLKLFRRGKVRDVYDLGDKLLVVSTDRISCFDVVLPGGIPYKGKVLNSLSCFWFGLIKDIVKTHFITADIDKYPQQLKKYKDEIEGRSMLVKKAASLPVECIVRGYLSGSGWKEYKKSQTVCGIKLPAGIVESGRLPEALFTPSTKADVGHDINVPMQYIEEKLGINTAERLKALSIAIYNKAADFALSKGVIIADTKFEFGLDGAELILIDEILTPDSSRFWPKEEYSPGKQQPSFDKQFVRDYLETLDWDKTPPAPELPDDIVQKTSQKYLQVYKIITGKELTR
- a CDS encoding phosphoenolpyruvate carboxykinase (GTP) gives rise to the protein MNKNHPTRNKKLKEWVEKMARMCQPDNIVWIDGSAEQKKQLEDEAESIGEIIPLNQKELPGCFLHRTAKDDVARTEHLTFICTKKKRDAGPNNNWMSPRIAYNKAKAIFKGSMCGRTMYVIPFSMGPVGSTFSKIGVELTDSRYVVLNMMIMTRVGNDVLRQLEKDDVFTKCLHSKAELDINKRLILHFPEDNTIWSVGSGYGGNVLLGKKCLSLRIASFIARKERWLAEHMLIMGIEEPNGHIEYIAAAFPSACGKTNLAMLIPPEGLKRKGYRIWTVGDDIAWMRIDSDGKLWAINPETGFFGVAPGTNSNTNPSMVETIKKDTIYTNVLLKDDGTVWWEGADGPVPEHGIDWLGRPWKRGQLDNDGKPVLGAHPNSRFTTPIVNCPSASFRLEQHHGVPISAIIFGGRRQHLAPLVYESFSWQHGVFTGAIMASERTAAQVGKVGEVRRDPMAMLPFCGYNMAYYFRHWLDMGKRMSNTPKIFHVNWFRADESGKLLWPGFKENLRVLEWVLDRCNNKVGAVKTPVGYIPHAEDIDMTGLEVNPEDLNRLLEVKKEDWRNELDGIKSFFKTFKKDLPEELWLEYKALDRRLSSKEFE
- the trxB gene encoding thioredoxin-disulfide reductase, whose protein sequence is MYDLVIIGAGPAGLTAALYAGRFRMNTIILEKMSPGGQIILSPSIENYPGFPGGISTHELIEKFKSQVQELGVKIVPEEVVEIASEHASQETVYKLKTSDNVYQARAVIIATGAQPKQLGAEGEKQLTGRGVSYCGTCDGPFFRNKDVVVVGAGDRAFEDALFLCEYASSVTLIHRRQGFRASKILEEKAKANPKIKFVLDSVVEKITGENKVESVMAKNVKTGRLSEIKCAGVFVFVGIKPNTDFIKNYLQLDESGFIITQQNTQASRPGIFACGDCCSKSLYQVINACGEAAVASDSAHKYLLNQERK
- a CDS encoding lipoyl synthase, coding for MNRLPVGFRQELPDSTVFDTIKLINESSLNTVCQQAKCPNINKCFKASRVTFMILGNRCSRACRFCNVMKSEAGRIYHKDDSEPMRIAEFIMQTGLKYAVITSVTRDDLADGGASVFAQTIRQIHLFNQDTAVEALIPDLSGDINNIKIVVDAQPCVLAHNIETVSRLYPALRPDSDYELSLSVLKKIKLLNNGLLTKSSIMLGLGETKEEVRGCMRDLKNASCDILVLGQYLAPSCAHYPVQYFLKEDDFREYENMAKGLKFRSVISGPLVRSSYNAEKVYREVCNV
- the def gene encoding peptide deformylase produces the protein MAIELKIRTYPDPVLRNKAKAVTQVTEEHRQILSLMARLMYSSSGIGLAAPQVGISNAMIIVDIGSGLYKVINPKITKRSGSQAIEEGCLSVPGICLKVKRANNIVVNGLDENGKPVEIRAEGLLACVFQHEIDHLFGKLIVDYASMIDKIKMGHRVKALKRKFKDERMSQPETKSCKLQL
- a CDS encoding aspartate 1-decarboxylase; translated protein: MLRTMLKSKIHRVKVTEANLYYEGSITIDADLMKAADIIEGEKVEVLSLNSGMRLETYAIKGKAGSGTICLNGPAARGACVGDEVIILAYTIIEDSKAKELKAKVVKVINGNRIKN
- a CDS encoding acetate kinase, with the translated sequence MKILVINSGSSSIKYKLFHMPSEAVLFKGGIEHIGEKGSKIKDHYEGLKLILAKIDGVDVVGHRVVHGAQVFNKPVLISDKVTKEIKKCASIAPLHNPANLLGIMSCKKLLPGIKQVAVFDTAFHQTLPDYAYTYGLPLEYYSKYGIRKYGFHGTSHEYVAHEAARLMKKPINKSKIITCHLGNGCSITAIKNGRSIDTSMGFTPLEGLLMGTRCGDIDPALVTYIMKLKKISADEADSLLNKRSGLKGISGISNDMRLLEKKSKQGNKRARLAIDIFVYRIKKYIGAYIAAMGGLDALVFTAGIGENQKRIRQLVTSGLFSFMNKKPKVLVIPTNEELLIARKAYGLISK
- a CDS encoding phosphotransacetylase, producing MDTISKIRSKAGQKLKTIVLPEYNDKRVVEAVKIIEKEKIANVLLLSKDKMDSSTREKYIQQFYNDYKSKDLKLDDVKKLFDDTLYYAAMMTAEGRVDGLVAGASHTTPDVARAAIRCLGVNERITIVSSCFIMAVPDCVYGDNGNFIFADCGIVPEPNSRQLACICLAASELAQKVLGLTPRIALLSYSTKGSARTKSIDKISEALSNLKQMAPNLLVDGELQVDAAIVPEVAKIKYPQSPLGGRANVLIFPNLEAGNISYKLVQRLAKARALGPLLLGLNKPASDLSRGCSVEDVVDCVAVTAIRAQ